In bacterium, a single genomic region encodes these proteins:
- a CDS encoding nucleotidyltransferase domain-containing protein: MDIERLLDNFKEYLLTSDIKGKIAKIILFGSCAKKTNVSSSDIDILIFTLNGKGIERPLMDKAYTFMMEHNAPFEILISSIDSLFFQDYFVYNVLQNGKEVYSMGVPSKAYWFLLVKVQLGQRLATSPILNSTFREVTN; this comes from the coding sequence AGAGGCTTCTTGATAATTTTAAAGAATACCTATTGACAAGTGATATTAAAGGAAAAATTGCAAAGATTATTCTTTTTGGTAGCTGTGCTAAAAAAACCAATGTTTCCTCCTCAGACATAGACATTCTTATCTTTACCCTTAATGGTAAAGGTATTGAGAGACCGCTTATGGATAAGGCATATACATTTATGATGGAGCATAATGCTCCCTTTGAAATTCTTATATCAAGCATTGATTCTCTATTTTTTCAAGATTATTTTGTATATAATGTCCTACAAAATGGTAAGGAGGTTTATTCTATGGGTGTGCCAAGCAAAGCGTATTGGTTCTTGTTGGTGAAAGTCCAACTTGGGCAAAGGTTAGCCACTAGCCCAATACTTAATTCCACATTTAGGGAGGTAACAAACTAA